A window of Echeneis naucrates chromosome 13, fEcheNa1.1, whole genome shotgun sequence contains these coding sequences:
- the LOC115052950 gene encoding T-box transcription factor TBX4-like, with product MLQEKASAVTDECMSRVQAGVETDLLPDRPRMGLPAASAIPSSSEPDQNIENIKVVLHERELWKKFHEAGTEMIITKAGRRMFPSYKVKVTGMNPKTKYILLIDIVPADDHRYKFCDNNWMVAGKAEPAMPGRLYVHPDSPATGTHWMRQLISFQKLKLTNNHLDPFGHIILNSMHKYQPRLHIVKADENNAFGSKNTAYCTHVFHETAFISVTSYQNHKITQLKIENNPFAKGFRGSEEGDLRVSRLQGKDYPVISKNMVRQRLLSSHTHLAGKLGAGVLTGHPQVLSSYQYETGVPLSNSDPQDPITNHFSQGRDSSLLYHCFKHRDNARHLELGCKRPYLETSSAGSEEHYFRSAPSYESSLLSHPYCTEAITSREACMYGAMEPESGSGAGDPDDLTNSPSINCNMWATMQPYPRYSVEGVPYQPFTAHFTNAAGVTPVVPHPTSSMVSRSQADLGVYNSASVQRGLPVIAPSSSSSSCSPAVPGSRERSSHPSLYHKKPGSPLRPHRDFSAYPTQGTLSLRDPSYQYQVGLSSAGTHWTDS from the exons ATGCTGCAGGAGAAGGCttcagctgtgacagatgaatgTATGAGTCGGGTCCAGGCCGGCGTGGAGACAGATCTGCTTCCAGACCGGCCACGGATGGGCCTGCCCGCAGCTTCCGCCATTCCCAGCTCCAGTGAGCCTGACCAG AACATCGAGAACATTAAGGTCGTCCTTCATGAGCGGGAGCTGTGGAAGAAGTTCCACGAAGCAGGAACAGAGATGATCATTACCAAAGCAGGCAG GAGAATGTTTCCAAGCTACAAGGTCAAAGTGACCGGGATGAACCCCAAAACCAAGTACATCCTCCTGATTGACATCGTCCCGGCTGACGACCATCGCTACAAGTTCTGTGACAACAATTG GATGGTGGCTGGGAAGGCGGAGCCCGCCATGCCAGGGAGACTGTACGTTCATCCGGACTCTCCAGCCACAGGAACTCATTGGATGAGGCAGCTCATCTCATTCCAGAAGCTCAAACTCACAAACAATCACCTGGACCCGTTTGGCCAC ATCATCCTGAACTCTATGCACAAGTACCAGCCCAGACTTCATATCGTCAAAGCTGACGAGAACAACGCCTTTGGGTCCAAGAACACAGCCTATTGCACTCATGTGTTTCATGAGACGGCCTTCATTTCTGTCACCTCTTATCAAAACCACAAG ATCACTCAGCTGAAAATAGAGAACAATCCTTTTGCCAAAGGGTTCCGAGGAAGTGAAGAAGGAGATCTGCGTGTTTCAAGACTTCAGGG GAAAGATTATCCAGTGATTTCAAAGAACATGGTTCGCCAGAGACTGCTGTCCTCACACACTCACCTCGCAGGGAAGCTCGGAGCAGGAGTCCTAACAGGGCACCCTCAAGTCCTGTCCTCTTACCAGTATGAAACCGGGGTTCCTTTGTCCAACTCAGACCCCCAAGATCCCATCACAAACCACTTCTCTCAGGGCAGAGACTCCAGCCTTCTGTACCACTGCTTTAAACACAGAG ATAATGCCCGACACCTGGAGCTTGGTTGTAAGCGGCCCTATCTGGAGACATCATCTGCAGGTTCTGAGGAGCATTACTTCCGCTCAGCTCCCTCTTATGAATCATCCTTACTGTCTCATCCATACTGCACTGAGGCCATCACTTCGAGAGAGGCTTGCATGTACGGTGCAATGGAACCAGAGTCCGGATCTGGGGCCGGAGATCCAGATGACTTGACCAACTCTCCTTCCATAAATTGCAACATGTGGGCAACGATGCAGCCGTACCCGCGCTACAGCGTGGAGGGCGTCCCATACCAGCCCTTCACAGCTCACTTCACCAACGCTGCCGGAGTTACACCTGTGGTGCCCCACCCCACATCATCCATGGTGTCAAGATCACAGGCCGACTTAGGTGTCTACAACTCTGCTTCCGTCCAACGTGGTCTTCCTGTCATTGcgccatcctcctcctcttcttcgtGTTCTCCAGCTGTCCCAGGATCCAGAGAAAGGTCCAGCCATCCGTCTCTGTACCACAAGAAGCCAGGGTCACCGCTCCGGCCCCATAGAGATTTCTCAGCTTACCCCACACAAGGCACTCTATCCCTTCGGGATCCATCGTACCAGTACCAAGTCGGTTTAAGCAGTGCAGGGACACACTGGACTGACAGCTAA